The genomic region ATATTTGTTTCACCAGTCATAAATACTTCAGCCGCCGGGCCATTCATTCTAAAATTACTTGTTTTCATGATGCCATTATTTACTCGAACAGATGCATTCATAGTATCAAGCACAAATCCGCTGCCAAATAAATCTCTGAAGTCTAAACTGAGCCTTCTAGGTAAGCTTTGCAGGGTAACAAGGCCAAAAAGTCTTCCTATGCCAGGCTCAACTTTTTGAATTGTTCCTTTACGTACATCAAGGTTAAATGATCCATCCACTTTGGTTTTATCGAAGGATAAGGGATTACCAGGCCATCTAAATTGACCAGATAAGTCGGCTTCACCATCTTTTATAAAATTAGGATAGCCAAGGAAATTGAGTGTATCGCCAAGATTATCAATCTTCCAGCTAAAATTAATATTTGATTTAGAATTCTTATTCCAATCTACCCACTCCCCATCTGCTTGAAAAACATTTTTATCATTTACAATTTTAAATTTTTGAATATTAATATTTTGATTTAAGGTATTGGAGACGAGTTCAAGTTTCCCGACTTTCTTGCCATCTAACTCAAGCGAATCAATTTTAATGTCTAAATTAGGTACCTTTTGAGTAGCTGAGCTTTGAGTTGAAGATATTTTTTTAATTTCACTTGGCATCTTGAATCTATTTAATCTAGCTATCAGTTTGTTTTCCTTTTCAGCCCACAAAAGACTTCCCGATGTTTCATTGGAGTTTATTTTGAATTTTGTGCTTCCACTGGCTGGCGCTATTTCTATTTTGATATTACTAAAACGCCTATCAAAGAGATCAGCATTTCTGAGGGCTATATCAGCTTTGTCAATTTTAAATCCTCCACCACTATCTTCTCCACTATAAATACTTATAAAGTCATCTAAGTTTACATAGGGTAAATTAGCCTTGAGATAAAGTCCTTTTTGAACACTTGTTTTAATGTCTGAGTTAATTGAGATATAACCCTTATCTACTGACATGATATTATTTTTTTTGATACGAGTTATTTTTGAATTCACAATATTGCTATATTTAAATTCAATTTCATCTGTTTTTGTATTATTTTGTTTTTTTGTAAAATAGAGTTTCTCTTCCTTATCGCGTGCTTTATTGAATGGAGCAGGGTAGCTCATTTCAATTCCTTTTAGATCCGAAGATAATTGTATGTTGAGTAAAGGTTTTTTATATTCCACTAGTCCGTCCCAATTAGCCGATCCGTTTATTTTAGAAAAACTTGTTCCTAATTTTTCTTCAATACCTTTGTCAGTAAACTTACCACTTAATTTCACCTTAATGGCCTTGCTTGAGTCTGCAGTAAGTAAAATATTAGTATTGCCTCCAAACATAATGCCAGTGAGATTTTCAGTTTTAACATTTTTTTCATCAAAAATTACTAAACCCTTTATTTTTTCGATCTTTGGAATCCCCATTGATGGATTGGCTAGATTGCTATCTAAAAATTGGTAATTACCTTTAAAAGTAATGGCGTCAAGATTATCCATAGGGATATCAATATTTACTCTGAGCTTACCTTCTCCAGATCCAGTTGCCTCATCAAATAAATGTTGAACAGATTCTTTTATAGGACTGTTATTAACAAATTTAATAGCCTCACGTGTAGGGCTATTTAGCGTGCTTTGCAGATTTAGTAGGGGATGCTCGATCGCTATTGCGGGAATGGTTGTTTTAAGCTCTTTAATAGTGTTACCTAGGAATTGACCTTTCTTGCTTAGCAGTTCGAAGGTCCCAGCATTAACTGACGCATTAAAATCAAATTTTTCAATAACTGGCCATCCCGTACCATATTCGATCAAGGTATTTTTGCCTGTAGTTGTAACAATAAAGTTACCTTTATTGGGATCAGCACGGTTCTGCGCATCAACAAATGGGAAATCAGCTGACAAACCTTTAATTGAAACTAAAGTATTTTCTAGGCTGCCCTCAAGTAGCGAGGTGTCAAGCCAGTGCAGACCTTCGGCACCTATTGTTTTTGGGTAATAAGCTTTTGCATGCTTTAAGTCTATAAAAGGAATTGAAGCTTGAATATCTAAATAAGCATCTTTTTGAGACATCTGTTTGATGCTGCCATTAATTGAACCATTAATAAATGGGTTATTAAAACTAATATTTTTAAACATTAAATAATTTTTTGTCCATTTTAAATCACCATGCAAATCACTAAATTTGAGTGCTTCTCTAAATAATTTATTATATGTAAGTGAAACATCAGTTGACTTAAATTTTATAGAGCCATCTTCATTAGATAGATGAATTGAGCCTGTTAGATTTTCGAATCCTGGCAAATCTTCAAAAGTTTTTAAGCTTAATTTATCAAATTGAGCTTTGAGGCTTAATTCAATTTTTTTATTGTCCATCCACCTAAGATCAATGTTAGTAAGTGAGCCCGATGGTTGGATTGCACTAACTTTATTTTTAATATCATCAAAGTAAGGAATTGTTTGCAGTATTTCATTTGCTGCATCTAGCTGAATCTTATTTATTTTAAGAGAGAAGGCGATTGGTTTATTCGTTTCACCTGAAATGGTAATAGCCGTATTTGCAT from Candidatus Methylopumilus universalis harbors:
- a CDS encoding YhdP family protein, with translation MKQKLIPYAKKIGIAFVITYLFFIVISSLAFQFYIKPNLNNYKSRIEILASEATGQTIKINSLEGRWDFINPEFALNEVVFYDSQNNTTLALKKISADFSWLSPFYLSPTLSEIKLKTPKLIIRRDMTNKIFIGGISIDGPANNKLTNWLLNQKKVSIEQGEIDWLDEYKQAPVLTLKDLNLSYKTPFIIELIGQHKFDLNFRISNSDNQFVGLSGKIYAKKIEDINSWDSEVKIKANNINLSAYTPWVNYPLKINTGTGDLNLTASITNAAIAKIKASIKLTNFKTELNQANKNELNLKNFSGNVIWLSNKYSHEVIFDNLYLLTNNGINIENANTAITISGETNKPIAFSLKINKIQLDAANEILQTIPYFDDIKNKVSAIQPSGSLTNIDLRWMDNKKIELSLKAQFDKLSLKTFEDLPGFENLTGSIHLSNEDGSIKFKSTDVSLTYNKLFREALKFSDLHGDLKWTKNYLMFKNISFNNPFINGSINGSIKQMSQKDAYLDIQASIPFIDLKHAKAYYPKTIGAEGLHWLDTSLLEGSLENTLVSIKGLSADFPFVDAQNRADPNKGNFIVTTTGKNTLIEYGTGWPVIEKFDFNASVNAGTFELLSKKGQFLGNTIKELKTTIPAIAIEHPLLNLQSTLNSPTREAIKFVNNSPIKESVQHLFDEATGSGEGKLRVNIDIPMDNLDAITFKGNYQFLDSNLANPSMGIPKIEKIKGLVIFDEKNVKTENLTGIMFGGNTNILLTADSSKAIKVKLSGKFTDKGIEEKLGTSFSKINGSANWDGLVEYKKPLLNIQLSSDLKGIEMSYPAPFNKARDKEEKLYFTKKQNNTKTDEIEFKYSNIVNSKITRIKKNNIMSVDKGYISINSDIKTSVQKGLYLKANLPYVNLDDFISIYSGEDSGGGFKIDKADIALRNADLFDRRFSNIKIEIAPASGSTKFKINSNETSGSLLWAEKENKLIARLNRFKMPSEIKKISSTQSSATQKVPNLDIKIDSLELDGKKVGKLELVSNTLNQNINIQKFKIVNDKNVFQADGEWVDWNKNSKSNINFSWKIDNLGDTLNFLGYPNFIKDGEADLSGQFRWPGNPLSFDKTKVDGSFNLDVRKGTIQKVEPGIGRLFGLVTLQSLPRRLSLDFRDLFGSGFVLDTMNASVRVNNGIMKTSNFRMNGPAAEVFMTGETNIIHETQDLNVKVTPHISDSLSIAALAGGPLVGAAAFIAQKILKDPLNKVLTSEYRIIGTWENPEEVNNSASDKIKTTIDNTKNLFNDKK